The region TTCATGTTACAATTTGATTATTTTGTCAAGTCAGTCAATCACGACATTCAGAAGTCATTTAAATTATTGCACTTTTTCATTGAGTCAGAATTTACACAAACAACTTTGACTGTCTCTAGACAAATTGAggagattttaaaaatgaaaagtgtAAATTTAAATATGGCTATTTAAACTTCCACACACAAAactataaacaaaaacatacacatttacacaattatattattttgtaattatacATCTGCTTCCTCAACTTGGCCGTGGCTGATTTCCTCTTCGCATTTTTCCTCATCTTTGGAATCATCAATATGTCCCAAAAATTTAACTGGATATTTGGAGACTTCATGTGCAAGTTTTACACCTTCATGATTTCACTCAACATGTTTGCTAGCATTTTCATACTCACTGCCATCAGCCTGGACCGCTGTCTGTCCACTTGGGTGATTGTGTGGGtccaaaacaaaagaacaatTTTTAAGGCTAGGGTTTGCTTTTTCTTTATATGGTTAACATCAATTGGCAGCAGCTTGCCTTCCTTCATCTACTACAAAACAAAATTTCATccatatacaaataaaactatTTGCATCCAAGACTACGACTTAGCTACTTACAAACATCTAATAATATTTCGTTTTACAGTACGTTTTCTCATTCCTGCCATTATAATCACAGGTTCCTATTTGGCCATTGGTATACGTGTCAGGCGTCTCCGTCAGAAAATAACGAAACCCTTCAAAGTAATACTGATTGTGATCTTGGCCTTCTATGTCTGCTGGCTTCCTTATAATATTTACTATAATATTGATTTGTGGACTTATGAAACAAGAATCCTAATCAACTATGAGTTCATTAAAGTTTTAAACAAAGTGGGACCAGCTGTCACCAGCCTTGCTTATTTAAACAGCTGCCTGAATCCTTTTCTGTACGTTTTCATGTGTGAAGATTTCAAAACAAAGCTCAGACAGTCCTTGGTGTCGGTATTTGAAATTGCCTTTGCTGAGAGCCATCTGGCCCTGCAGTCTTCTCGAAATCCTCCAGGCCACCTCAGACCCCACCCCCAGATTGTTCCTGAGGATGATCTTTAGAACATTTTCTGTCAAAGAGCAATCTAACGTCTATTTTGTCATATGTCTCAGCAGAAATcaatatatgtattaaatatccaTTTCCTCATTttgatttaatatatataatgtacctatatatatatatgtaatatatataaatacctACACATATACCTCTAACAAGAAATTATTCACAAAAGccttaaaatatgaataatgatgcatttatttatttgtttctcaATATTATTAGGACTGCTGAAAACCAATACAATGGTCTCTGTATAAATTGCAAGTGACCAAATTTGCAAAATAATACTTTCTTAATAGAAAGCAATGATGAAGCCCCTGAAATTTTGCCACACATTAGAGCAGTTCCTACACTAGTATTAAGAATTCCTTATCAGGGCGTTATGACGTCTATTATTTTCTCTTGTGGCTAATTTCACAAGCAttgatttttttctatttaagcACAAACAAATTATCACCATTTGGAAAACTAAAATTCCCATAATTTCcccatattttatttaaacaacattGGTGATAAAAGCAATAGTCACTGCATGTTAGTAGCTTTTTCTATTCTGTGCAAACATTTCTAAATAGACTTTCCTATACTGTGTGTTTAGATATACAAAGGGAGGTTCTAGGAAGTGATACATTCTGAATGCATATAAAAACAAATCGGCTCATTTcaactattatttttaaactgctATGAAATATTAACCATTATGAGTAACACCAGTGTATGAATTTAGTACTTTAGTTGTTTTACCAGTTCCCAAATTCAAAAAAACAACTCATCATTTTTTTATGATAGCGATAAATTATAGTTTTTCAAGTAAAGACAAAAGGTTTAAGGGAATTGAAAatctaacaaaaacaaaagatgataagtatgattatatagaaaaataaaaatataatcaatttcatgttttatttgtatatatgtatCTGATTTTCACTCAAACTTCTTTTGTGTCTGTACTTATGTGTTTGACAGACAATATATCATCAGTTTTACTGAACTGTAAACTTTCATTTACTGTATTTCAGGGAAATGTTTCTTAAGATCTGTATGTCATTCAAATTGCTATGCAttctgttacagaataaaaagttAAGCAACTTACTATGAGTTTTTCATCCTGATGTTTCTAATGGGTTTAAGTTTTTTGGTCATTTTGGTCAGaaggataaaatatatttttggagAAATTAAATCTTTCATtcaaaattgtgaataaaaactgaatgcaatgttgtggaggtgccaacatctaatattatattcagaatagaacacaaatcacagatcaaaagtttaaactgagagaatgtatcattttaagggaaaaatatgtcgTTTCAAAATTttatggcatcaacaaatcccaaaaaagttgggacaaggccattttttaccactgtgtggcatccccccttcttcttacaacactcaacagacgtctggggacagaggagaccagtttctcaagtttagaaataggaatgctctcccattcatgtctaatacaggccactaactgttcaatcgtcttgggccttctttgtcgcaccttcctctttatgatgctccaaatgctctctataggtgaaagatctggactgcacactggtcatttcagtacccggatccttctcctacgtagccatgatgttgtgattgctgcagaatgtggtctgacaTTATcgtgttgaaaaatgcagggtcttccctgaaagagatgacgtctagatgggagcatatgtttttctagaacctaaacatagttctctgcattaatggtgcctttccagacatgcaagctgcccatgccataAGCACttatgcaaccccataccatcagtgatgcaggcttctgaacggagcattgataacaacttgggttatccttgtcctctctggtccggatgacatggcgccccactgttccataaagaacttcaaatcgtcactcatctgaccacagaacagtcttacattttgccacactccattttaaaagacccctggcccagtgcaaacgtctgagcttgtggagcttgcttagaaatggcttcctctttgcactctagagtttcagctggcagcggcggattgtgttcactgacaatgctttctggaagtattcctgagcccattctgttatttccttgacagtggcattactgtttgaggtgcagtgacatttaagagCCCgaagatcacaagcatccagtagagttttacggccttgacccttacgcacagcaattgttccagattctctgaatcttttaatgatgttatgcacagttgatgatgataacttaaaagtcattgctattttacgctgggtaacaccattctggtattgctgcactatctttctacgcaacaatggtggaattggtgatcctcttaccatcttggcttcagagagacactgacactctgagaagctttttttatacccagtcatgttgtCTGTTGATCTTATTAGTgtttggtcttccagctgttatatgctcaatttctttATTCCAGCCACtaattgctacttgtcccaacttttttgggatttgttgacactgtgaaatattgaaacaacatatttttcctttaaaatgttacatttactcagattaaacttttgatctgtcatctatgttctattacgaataatatattgacatttgccatctccacatcattgcattcagtttttattcacaatttgtttagtgtcccaacttttttggagtcCGGTTTGTATGATAAAGAAGCTGAGACTTCAATTTGACTGAAAGAATGTCAGAAAGCAAACTTTTACTAATACTTTCTTTAACAATAATCAACAATATCAAGTTACTAACAACTGCACATTTTACCAAACAGTCTTTTCTCTATTCGATTTTAGCCCCATTACTGGTCGGCTGAAACTGGAAGTCCTTAGTCAATTTCTGTAACCTGTTTTGGAGACTGAGGGTCAGTTAGCGCTCATACATCTCTTTGAGGATCTTAATGCTTTCACTATAACGCAGCTGGTTCTTATTTGAAGCCTCTTTCCACCTAAATGGAAACATACATTAAATTAATCATACATCTGGGCTAATAATAGTAGAAGACAGgattaatatttttgttgtcAACTACAACAGCATGAAAACTTAAGCTATCTtacttaaaaatgtgttttttaatctgtcaaataatatttaaaaaatatagaaaCAATGAATCTTACTTCTGTCTAATTTTCTTCCAGTGCTTCATGTGGTTGAACATGGGTGAGGCAGCCCCTGATATGCTGTCTGTGGACTAAAGGAAATATTATCATAACTGTTACAGCATTGACAAAACATGTTCAGTTGATCTTCTACATAAACTATATCACAGATCTCTTACTGTGCGTGCACACCGAAAGCGAccagaattaattaatttctaatTAGAATCGGCAACACTGGCCGATGATGAGCAACACGGCCATGAGCAACGTGAAGTGGGCGAATTCAGTGACGTGATGCAGTGACGTACGGCAGCGACTACCAATCAAAAAGCATTTCTTCAGATTCCCTCAGAACCActctatttgttcattttttgatAAATTACAGTTGACATTTGAGTCAAAAATAATGTTCAGTTATCgttacataaacaaaataaacatagctGTACGTTTGTAATTTCAGGGGTttgtttattataaaattaaCTTCTGACAAAAGATAAAATGTCTAATCAAGGTTGTGATCATTTTGTAACTAAATAATGCCCATGCTTTTACACTGGTAGCTCTATTTGCGTGCCCTGCCTTCTTGCGTGTTGTTGGACACGCCCACCAGCGACACATTGCCTGATGGATTTTATCGCTTTCGGTGCGCACGCACAATTATAAAAAGGACAGCCCTGAGTAATATACCTAATATGTCTAGAATCAAACAGCATTTAGAAGCTGGCTTACTGAGGGTTTCTCTACTGGTGGGATCCTTAAGTATACAGGATCTCCAGATTCATTAACTGGACAAGGAACAGGTGGAGGAAGACGATATATATTTTCAGCTTTTCCATTCAGCATGTCTACTGCCTGAAACAGAAACAGCTCAGCACTGATTGTTGAAGTCAAATAATCATATCCAATTTCTTCAACCTGAAGTAATCATAAACAAAAATTGCCTGTGTATAAGCTCCTGAGAGGGTACTTGTTAATGAGTAAATGTTTACAATGTGGTTTCCTGAAGTATTGGTGTCAATGACCATGCAAGTGAGTTTTATTCTAGAGTACATGTCTTGATGCATATAatcactgtccagttaaaaatgcttttgtacaacatttgaaaaaagcagctgtccttcacttcgtgtgaaaatttcatgatgaatgaacctttagaaatgctccaaaataaatcCTTTAAGCATTCAtttccattaaaagttaagtaggtttttccttctcctgtaaagttactacttTGGGAGACACATGTTTTAATTGGACTGCGATGATATGTATCAAACATAAATTTTGCTAAGAAAATATACAACATTCATTcaggtacttggaggttttggatcCTTTTTTTAGTTATCCAGTAtaaaaagaattaaaataaaCGGTTAAGTTTTCACTGTGTCATTTTGTGCTGTATCAAATtaggtgtttttattattattattaagcagTGTAAACAAGATGAAGCATTATGCCAAGACCTGACCTCCTCCTCTCCCATGCTGTGAGGTGGGCTAGCAGCAGCTGTCTCTCGGACAGAGGGATTGTTCCTCATCCAGGCTCTGCAGATAGGGTAGAGTGAGGTTCCAGTACTGAACTGGGCTAAATCCACACTGCGGTCAAACAACTTGATGATGTATGCGTCTGACAAACAACAAAGACCACCCAGAAGTTAGACTGAGAAGAGGAGGCACAGCATTACATTTGAAATAGTCTTAAAGCATACATTTTGCTTGGAATAAGACTTAGCACAATACCTGGTCCATAACATACTTTACCTAGTAAATTAATATATAGATAACCCACAACTTATCTATGGGATTCAGGTCAGGACTTTGTAATGGGCATGCACCCTGGTGTCCTTAAGCCATTTTGTCAGATCTTTGGAAGTATAATTACAGTTTACTTTCTTTACTTCTGACCAGAAATCATAGATCTCTGTCCtggcacatttttaaaactggtCTTGAAGCAGGGGCCTATTTTTTCAGCCTTTGGCCATTTAGAAATCACTTAATGCTACCAAAAACTTGGTACTTGATATCTCCAACTTCTTACCCGTTCCTTTGATGATGTCTTGGGTTTTATTTTAGAATTCTGAACCAAAATCATTGATCCAAAACCATCCTGAGAGAAGTAGTGTTTCTGTCAtcccaaatgttttatttttgcatataaatgttttttgtaCCTTCacttgtatttgtttttctaaGGTCAGACTTGTTCTAAATTTCCCATTGTATCAAAGTCACAATATAAGCAGAGGTTATAAACCTCAGCCCTTAAATACAATCACAAATGCAATTATTAACTCAAACTTTGGGAGCTAGCCAATCAGAAATTATCATGATATAATCtacactttacatttacataatttacatttatgtacTTTTGACCCACTAAAAATCTCATATAGTGAGGTTGAAACATATCTGtaatcaacatttttaaaatgacctATAATGTGAACAAAATAGGTGACCTTATTAAGTATGCAAAATAAAGTGGATTTATTAAAAATTGACTTGAAAATGCATGTCAACATTTGCCCCCAACTTTTTGCCCTAACATACAAAACCTGTTGAATTTGATATGAATTAGTATATCATACTGTTGAATATAAAGGAAAGTTGGTCAGGATTACAGAATTATTGAAGTATATTTGAACATTTAACTCCTGACTCTTaaataaaatgcacattttaaaagtgcCTTTCATTGTTTCTCTAAAATGCATAGTCTTACATCACAGATATCACTTTTTACATCTCAAACAGTCATATCCTTACTTTGCTTGTGCTGGTTAGTCTCAGATAAGCCATCGTCCATCTCTTTCCGCTTCTTTCTCCGATGTTGTGGAAAACGAGACGATGGCCTGTGAGGCAGAAAGACCCAGATATAACCACAGGTCTCTAACAGAAATcatacactgtatatacagCGTATGATGATTTCTTAAAAGTGCTATGGCCTTATAACAAATTGAGCCTAACAGCACTGtttaatgtatttgtataggGAAATTATCATCACATATTTTTCCACAAAAACTATattttatgtaattattatgTAATATTCCTTCTGAACTCAGCAGGACTGTTCCAATGAAACGGCTAATACATCATTAGGCTCTGTAAAACGTGTGAACTGTACGGAAGAGTTGTGATTTGGTAATGTGACTAATATGCGTAAAAAAAACCAACACAATGTGTTAAAGTTTCCAAATTAATCGCGTGTTAACTTTGACTGCACTAATTCCTATTCATTCAAAGTGACAGCTTCTGTCATAGACTTAAATGCTCAAAAAAAAGTGCCTTATCTATGACTGGGAAAATGGCATAAGTCCAAAGTAGAGGGACTAGTGAGCTCATTGTCTAAAAATGGCTTGCATGTAGGCGGTATGCTAAAGTAAGCAACAAtaaatggacaaaaattcaaGAGGACTTAACAATATcagtgagtagttgcatacctTTTTCCAACAGAGGACGGGGATAAGTCCCTATAAGGAGAAAGgtgtcagtaataataatacatttctttCTTAAATTGTTCCTCAGAAAAGATAAAACCAAACTTAGTAAACATATTAGGCAAACAGCCTTAGAACCCACAGAGACATTAGTCATCTGATTGCACAATTTTATGTTGCATAAGgactaaaacattttatatttgccTTTgcaacaaagtaaaaaaaaattgtttgagATATTTATCAGGCAATTTCATTCAAAATCATCTGGAattgtattgtgtttttttccttttactttatttactgtttattatCTAATATTAATGTTCACATGAAAAAAATACCTTTACTTCAATAACAAGTAAGGACTGCAATAAGTGACAGTAAAATTACTATATAGTTTTTCCTGGGAAAGGCTCAAATTTTAAGCTCAAAAAGAACCTCAGCCAATAAATCCCATATGAATTAcgatttaaaattatttaaacctATATTTTCCAGGGAAAGAGGTCTGATAATGatattgtttattaaaaaactaACACACGCAAACATACTTCCCCACAGAGTCTGCAACAATTTTCCCAGCATCTTCTTCATTCTGATCTCTTTCAAAGAAAagtgaagagagaggagagagagagagagagagagagatcagaggTTACTAATAAGCTTGTTTCCTGAGCAAACCACATTTCCTGAGAAACCTCTTTAGCCGTTAAAAGTAGTTCTATTACGTGCATGTCACAATCACTAGATCAAAATACGCAGTGAGTTCCCCTAATTTAGAAATGcaaataaagacaaaaaaatatattttttaaataacaataatttaaaaaaatataataaatggtgTTAGCAAAATAAGTAAGCCTTTAAAACTGACATGAGATTTAATATACTGACTGCACAAAAGAAATTCAGTGCCTataattcaatcattcatttattttctgtaacctaTTTGTGTGGGTCAGGGTTGTTGGATGTCTgtgcaggcacacacacaggatGGAACACCAGTCCATAACAGGACAcctttgagtagccaattcaccaACAGGAAACTCaggcagacactgggagaacacagcaaactcctcacagtgaccagaggcagggtttgaacccacaacaccagGCCTGTGCAACTGTGTCATAGGGACTGCTCGAAGTAAACCTAAAACTTTTGTGTATACACTTAGATGAGTTGCTATTTCCTGTAGAGGCAATTTGTGCTCCCTTAGCACAAGATATGATTTTCACATTACTTGGGGTTTCCTTATTTGTGGGTTTGCAAAATTAGGTCACAGGGAAGAGTGAAATGTTCTTTAAGAAATGTCTATAGTGTTGTTTTTATAGGTTCTAAAAATGTGGAATTCTGTACAGATAATTATTGAGTTGCAGGGTTGCTGCTGTATCTTATTAATAGAACAGAGCTTATAAGGAAACCTTGTATGGAAAATGAATGTCTATTACTGCTTATGTGTGATCTCTGACAAATAAAACACCCTCTATATGTAGACATTATCTGTTACCTTATTTTGCAGTACTAACCTCTCACTGTCACTTTTCTCTACCAGACCCTGCAACACTGCATCCAGTCGGTTTCGGGCACCAGCACCTTCAGAATCTACaaaagaaaattatttaaatcagACTTTTCCAAACTTGTGGGCATTTTGTCCAATTTGTGTATTAATCAAGTATTTTGGTCCACCACATCACTAATCAGAAAAAGTGTTTAGTTCTGTAGAATGTAATGCCTTCCTTTAGCCCATGAAAGATGTCCTTCATGTGATTTTGAGTTATCAGTTTTTAAGATTTCAGTATCATATAAAAGAACAGCTTCTCAAACTGATCATTCTGTGCATGACTTTTTAGGTAGGATGAGAAAAGTGCTGTTGTTTGATACATGTTATTAGTCTGACCTCATGTCACAGTGGTTTCAGGTAAAATCCCAGGTAACTGTACTTGTAAATGGGGCTAGAATAGGTTAAAGGTTCTATGCAGCTTCAAAACGATTGTGAGATGCCTCCGACATATAAAAGAGATAAATGTGCCTCTGTCACTATTTCCAGGGCTGCTCCCCTAAAATAATTTGCCAAGCAACCTTAGAATCACAAAGCGGAGATCCCTTGCGAGAACCGTGTTACACTTTATGGCCCACAGCTCACAGGTGTTTACCCCGCCACAAGAAGAATCTAGATCTGTGTTCCTGGTACGAACATTATGGCAAAGGCTGGAGCAaggaggagaatgagagagggagagggggcgGATGTCCAAGAATTAATAGTTGGATATCGATTCTGATATGTGCTTTTCTGTTGATTGCTATGTGGTTAAAATGGCTAGAATACCACAATGTAACACTTTATGCATGTAATAGCATGGTCCAGTGTATATTATGCATGATATATGGGTTTTACCATGTAGGCAACAtcattcttgccttgcgcccagtgattctgggtaggctcaggaccccccacatccctgaactggataagcacttacagacactgaatgaatgagtgaatgaatgaatgtttatccAACCGTAGTGGCTATAATGCATATTAAAGCACTGCATCTGACCTGatttgttagtgtttgtttaataaaaaacactggaaaattgtTATATTTATGCTCACACAAATTAAGATTATTTAAGTACTATTATCAACAATGGAATTTATGATATTGCAGAGTTTCTGTATCCGTCATGGTCCTATTCAACAAAACACATTACATCAATGAGGAGAACATCTATGTATAAATACAGATAAAATCTCACCAGGTTTCTCAGTCTTAATTTTCATGGGAAGCATTTTGATTGCAGATGTCTTCACCCAATAAATCCTTTCCTCCTCAGTAAAAACCTCTGATGTTTAGACAGTATGGTGCATGAATGTAAAAACATGAGACagattattaaaaaatgtatgcagaATTTATTGTGTGCAGTGTCATTCAgggtggtttgatgtgaaatattcTCTTGAAATTTATAGAGTATTGATAAGTGATGAAAAACTACATAATAATTGCcattatatatacttttttatcCAAAATAAACCTTATGTGTCCAAGATAATATATGtaacaatgaaaataataaaacagcgGTAAACCTTCAGgcatctggttcctatcattACCAATGGGAATAAATCAGACTCTGTTCCTCAAGCATGAAACATTTCACACCAGAACCCTGACTGACACTCTGAATCTCAAATTGCTCCCTGTTCCCTTTACAGGACCTGAGAGGCTTTCATTACCAAACAGTGCTATGAATATACTTTGGCTTTCTATTGGACATATTATAATTCACATCATTTGAGTCTAAATGTCGTTCTTTCATGATATTCCTTATGCACTCAGGGAGGATTAAGCCATTTGAGACTTTTTGCTCTTTATAAAACCTGGAAAAATCCTTTATAAAGCATGTATTTAAATACagagaaatgtaaacaaatatcaCAAGTAAGATATGGTTACTTTGTACAATAACAAGATGTCTGAActgaaacttttaaaaatacaagcAGAACTTAGCTAGTGTCGATGACAGAAATGCTAATTACTGAGCGTTCACCCATAAAAAGAGCTCGAACTAAAATAAACCGTGAAACTCTTTTGTGATCTACGTGAACGTTAAACACAGGCACATTAGCTTTCCAGCTAACAGCTGACACTGGCTTATTAAAAGTCTCTAACACGGCTGCAAAGCATCGAAGAGTGTCCCGTTATTacctaaaaaacaaataaagtcAGGTTCACTTCAGCAATCAAAACAA is a window of Hoplias malabaricus isolate fHopMal1 chromosome 1, fHopMal1.hap1, whole genome shotgun sequence DNA encoding:
- the lin37 gene encoding protein lin-37 homolog produces the protein MLPMKIKTEKPDSEGAGARNRLDAVLQGLVEKSDSERDQNEEDAGKIVADSVGKDLSPSSVGKRPSSRFPQHRRKKRKEMDDGLSETNQHKQNAYIIKLFDRSVDLAQFSTGTSLYPICRAWMRNNPSVRETAAASPPHSMGEEEAVDMLNGKAENIYRLPPPVPCPVNESGDPVYLRIPPVEKPSSTDSISGAASPMFNHMKHWKKIRQKWKEASNKNQLRYSESIKILKEMYER